From Anopheles funestus chromosome 3RL, idAnoFuneDA-416_04, whole genome shotgun sequence, a single genomic window includes:
- the LOC125767564 gene encoding Bardet-Biedl syndrome 4 protein homolog gives MTERYVYCNGRANEAASSLGTNKQPTAENTMKPQSVTNRHMNWLIHGLYTRKHFEQCKKLIDRQLAICYDKQYLHYMKGLILREENNPTEAVHCFQQAIALNKNEPENYKELAKTLYSMGKYRNALEVFLKAETLLERPDHEIYHHIGELYYKNFGHPKAGIGEAKEYLKQAITCGKHVESYKILAEIYIEEGDSIKAIEMIENCLQITQDDVTLMTQIGILYLKINEYQRAFEKLLDATATDSKHTNALLALGSILQSKNDIDGALNKYKRIPTLSDETSEVWSNIGLCFFKKQKFIAAISCLKKAVWVSPLNFNALYNLGLVFVTAQQYVSAFQTLAAAISLRPEHAECYMLLGTCLRHLNDPGNAYLSLEKSTMLPDAVKNPLIYLNFALYCYEIGKSDQSVLYLANFLEMTQHVTVHREYLKMADRLNGALAVAASGQIYAPAGEPETGHTGGLDRTEKDSRMHDATVVNVADDEPVAGQGEENSAKDDGSDGDMP, from the exons ATGACCGAACGGTACGTATACTGCAATGGACGAGCGAACGAAGCAGCTTCGTCGTTAGGaaccaacaaacaaccaaCTGCCGAGAACA CGATGAAGCCCCAAAGTGTAACCAATCGGCACATGAACTGGCTGATACACGGTTTGTATACGAGGAAGCACTTTGAGCAGTGCAAAAAGTTGATTGACCGTCAGCTGGCCATCTGCTACGACAAGCAGTACCTGCACTACATGAAGGGTCTTATTTTGCGCGAGGAAAACAACCCAACCGAAGCCGTACACTGCTTTCAGCAGGCGATCGCACTGAACAAGAACGAGCCGGAAAACTACAAGGAACTTGCCAAAACGCT CTATTCGATGGGAAAGTATCGGAATGCATTGGAAGTGTTTCTGAAGGCGGAAACACTCCTCGAACGACCCGATCACGAGATATATCATCACATCGGTGAGCTGTATTACAAAAATTTCGGCCACCCAAAGGCCGGTATCGGTGAGGCCAAGGAGTACCTTAAGCAAGCCATCACATGCGGTAAGCATGTAGAGAGTTACAAGATTTTGGCCGAAATTTACATCGAGGAAGGAGACAGCATCAAAGCGATCGAAATGATTGAGAACTGTCTGCA AATCACACAGGATGATGTAACGCTAATGACGCAGATTGGCATACTCTATTTGAAAATTAACGAGTACCAGCGGGCGTTCGAAAAATTGCTCGATGCAACGGCTACGGACTCGAAGCACACAAATGCTCTGCTGGCGCTAGGATCTATACTGCAA TCTAAAAACGATATTGACGGTGCGCTtaacaaatacaaacgtaTACCGACCTTATCAGACGAAACCTCAGAAGTGTGGAGCAACATTGGGTTGTGCTTTTTTAAGAAGCAAAAGTTCATTGCG GCCATTTCATGTCTGAAGAAAGCGGTATGGGTATCGCCATTGAATTTTAACGCACTGTACAATCTTGGCCTGGTGTTCGTAACGG CTCAACAGTACGTGAGCGCCTTTCAAACGCTAGCCGCCGCCATTAGTCTACGGCCCGAACATGCCGAATGTTATATGCTGCTAGGAA CTTGTCTGCGCCATTTAAATGATCCCGGAAACGCTTACCTTTCGCTGGAGAAGTCAACCATGCTTCCGGACGCTGTCAAGAATCCACTAATCTATCTTAACTTTGCGCTGTACTGTTACGAGATAGGGAAATCGGACCAATCCGTCCTGTATTTGGCTAACTTTCTCGAGATGACTCAACACGTTACCGTCCATCGTGAG TACCTAAAAATGGCCGATCGGCTCAATGGAGCGTTGGCAGTAGCTGCGAGTGGGCAGATCTATGCTCCTGCCGGAGAACCGGAAACGGGACACACCGGGGGTCTTGACCGTACCGAGAAGGATAGCCGGATGCATGATGCGACTGTCGTCAACGTGGCGGACGATGAACCGGTAGCCGGGCAGGGTGAGGAGAACAGCGCTAAAGATGACGGCTCTGACGGTGATATGCCCTGA